A section of the Girardinichthys multiradiatus isolate DD_20200921_A chromosome 5, DD_fGirMul_XY1, whole genome shotgun sequence genome encodes:
- the ccdc86 gene encoding coiled-coil domain-containing protein 86, which translates to MPKRAKARSEENTSAEEQVEDPPVESRRTRSGRTVRPPAGLLDSKTPVKTSSRRTRRSVLQELSPTVEEQTPEHKEQEPERPTLEESSVSTEPEPVQPVEPTVPSDPPAQVAAAETDKPEGGGEHQMSKCAAAETAPVGSDCIPKKKPHLAPSAKQIPVVPLGKPKSGRVWKDRNKQRFSALVRDKPLCSSWEKKMQAKREKDLVKQYTVRLKEEKAQKKEEKRKRREENLKRRAENERKAEIVQVIRNTAKIKRMKKKQLRRVEKRDTLALLQKPQKQNIPSKVQKNVKQDLT; encoded by the exons ATGCCAAAGAGAGCCAAGGCCAGATCGGAGgaaaacacctcagcagaggaACAGGTCGAGGATCCTCCAGTGGAGAGCAGGCGGACCCGCAGCGGCCGTACAGTGCGCCCTCCTGCCGGGCTGCTAGACTCCAAAACCCCGGtgaaaacttccagcagaaGGACCAGGAGGTCCGTCCTCCAGGAGCTGTCGCCGACTGTGGAAGAACAAACCCCCGAACATAAGGAGCAGGAACCAGAGAGACCAACTCTGGAGGAATCCAGCGTATCTACAGAGCCAGAGCCCGTTCAACCAGTAGAACCCACGGTGCCCTCTGACCCACCGGCCCAGGTAGCAGCGGCGGAGACAGATAAACCTGAGGGTGGAGGAGAGCATCAGATGTCCAAATGTGCAGCGGCAGAGACAGCTCCTGTAGGTTCAGATTGTATTCCCAAGAAGAAACCTCACCTGGCTCCAAGTGCCAAACAGATCCCGGTGGTTCCTCTGGGAAAACCGAAGTCAGGAAGAGTATGGAAGGACCGAAACAAGCAGAG GTTCTCTGCGTTGGTCCGAGACAAACCACTGTGCTCCTCCTGGGAGAAGAAGATGCAGGCCAAGCGGGAAAAGGACCTTGTGAAACAGTACACAGTGAGGCTGAAGGAGGAGAAAGCTCAGAAGAAGGAG GAAAAGAGGAAAAGACGAGAGGAAAACCTGAAACGGCGTGCAGAGAACGAACGAAAAGCTGAGATTGTACAAGTG ATCCGGAACACGGCAAAGATCaagaggatgaagaagaaaCAGCTCAGGAGAGTTGAGAAGCGAGACACTCTGGCTCTGCTGCAGAAGCCACAGAAGCAGAACATCCCAAGCAAAGTGCAAAAAAATGTTAAGCAAGATTTaacttaa